GCGGTGAGGATCGGCATCCTGTAGCGCAGCGACAGGACGAGCCCGCTGATCCCCATGCCGAGGCCCAGCGCCAGCATCCAGCTGTTCGCCTGCGCCTGTGTCGCGCCGAGCACGTCGATGGCCTGGAAGATGATCGCGACGCTGCTGGTATAGCCGAGGAGCACGGCGACCGCGCCGGCGACGAGATGGGACAGCTTCACTCCGAACATGGGAAACCTTCCGGGAGGGTTTGGCAAGGGCGGGCGCCTGCGGTATAAGAGACATGACCGCTATAACGCACGGACGTTATAGCGCACAAGAGACAATCGGGGCGGCCCGCCGGTGAGCGACAGCAAGATCAGGATCAATCTGAAAGCCCTGCGGCAGGAGGCCGGGCTGAGCCTTGCCCGGACCGCCGAGCTGACCGGCGTGAGCAAGGCGATGCTCGGCCAGATCGAACGCGGCGAGTCGAGCCCGACGGTCGCGACGCTGTGGAAGCTCGCGAAGGGGTTCCACCTGCCGCTGACCGCCCTGCTCGAGGAGGTGGGGGACATGCCCCGCCTCTCCGCCCCCGCGCGCGGCATCCCGGAGGAGGTCACGGGCAGCATCGGCATCCGCACCGTCTTTCCCTTCGATCCGCGTCTCGGATCGGAAACCTTCGTCGTGACGCTCGCCCCCGGACAGACGCATCTGTCGCAGGCCCATGACACCGGCGTGGTCGAGGACGTCTTTGCGCTGCGGGGCGGGATCGAGGTCCTGATCGGGGACGACTGGCGGGCCTGTGCGCAGGGAGAGGGACTGCGCCTTGCCGCGGATGTGCCGCATGGCTACCGCAACCGGGGCGGGGCCGCCGCGGAATTTCACAACACAATCCACTATCCGCGCCGGACCGGGACAGGCACCGCGCCCTGACCGGCCCGCCCCGCGGCGGCAAAAAATCCTCCCCGAGGCGATTTTCCCCTTGCAGCCCCGAACGGGATTTCATATCTCACGCCTCACCCAAGGATGCGGGCGTAGCTCAGGGGTAGAGCATTACCTTGCCAAGGTAAGGGTCGTGAGTTCGAATCTCATCGCCCGCTCCAGTTTCCTCCGGAACGACCGGAGGACGTGACCGACCGACGACACAGGTGGACGCGAGCGGGCGTAGCTCAGGGGTAGAGCATTACCTTGCCAAGGTAAGGGTCGTGAGTTCGAATCTCATCGCCCGCTCCAGTTTCCTTTCCGATGCGATGGGTCGCGACATTTCCCTTTCGCGCCACGAGTCACTCCCGCGGCAGCCGCTTCGGCCCGGCATGGGCGTTCGCCCGACGCCCTCCGGACCTGACAGAGACACGAAGACGCGCCGCGGGTCCGCCAGCCGGGCGAGCGCCGGGTGGAATGGGGATCGCCAGCGCCATGCGGCACCCCGCGTCCGCCTTTCCGAAGACCTGACGGGGCCGGGATCCGCCTGCGGCACTTCACACCTGGGAAAGGCCGCAAACGGCCCTTCGCCGCACGACAGCCGCAGCACGAGACGCGCTCCGGCCCGGTCCGCCCCTCCTCCCCCGTGGCCCCGCGTCCGAGCGGCTTGGCAAATCCCGGTTCGCGCGCGTATAAGCGGCGGGCAAGCGAAAGGACCTCCCCATGCGCAAGGCGAGCATCACCCGCAAGACGGCGGAAACCGAGATCAGCGTCGAGATCGACCTCGACGGCACCGGACGCTATGACAACGAGTCGGGCGTCGGCTTCTTCGACCACATGCTCGACCAGCTCGCGCGGCACGCCCTCATCGACATGACGATCCGCGCCACCGGCGACACCCATATCGACGATCACCACACGGTCGAGGATACCGGCATCGCGCTCGGACAGGCGCTGGCGCAGGCGGTGGGCGACAAGAAGGGCATCAACCGCTACGGCCATTTCGCGCTTGCGATGGACGACACGCAGGTCGCCTGCGCCCTCGATCTCTCCGCCCGGCCCTTCCTCGTCTGGAACGTGGACTTCCCGACCGGCAAGATCGGCACGTTCGACACCGAGCTCGTGCGCGAATTCTTCCAGGCGCTCTCCACCCATGGCGGCATCACGCTCCATGTCGACAAGGTGCACGGGCTCAACAGCCACCATATCGCCGAGGCCGCGTTCAAGTCGGTCGCCCGCGCGCTGCGCATGGCGCTCGAGATCGACCCGCGCATGGCGGACAGCCTGCCCAGCACCAAAGGCGCGCTCTGAGCCGCCTCCCCCACGAAAAGGACACCCATGCTCACGGCACTCGTCGACTACGACAGCGGCAACCTGCATTCGGCCCACAAGGCCTTCGAACGGATGGCGCGCGAACGCGGCTCCGGCACGATCGTCGTGACCTCGGAACCCGACGTGGTGGCCAGGGCGGACCGGATCGTGCTGCCGGGAGACGGGGCCTTCCCGGCATGCCGCGGGCAGCTCTTCGACCACACCGGCCTGTTCGAGGCGATTTCGGAGGCGGTGACGCGGAATGCCCGCCCCTTCATGGGGATCTGCATCGGCATGCAGATGATGGCGACGCGCGGCCTCGAATACGAGGAGACACCGGGCTTCGGCTGGATCGACGGAGAGGTGGTGCGCATCGCCCCCTCCGACCCCGCGCTCAAGGTGCCGCACATGGGCTGGAACGATCTGGTGATCGACGCCACGCACCCGGTGCTCGACGGCATCGAAACCGGCGACCACGCCTATTTCGTCCACTCCTATCACTTCCGGGTCCGCGATCCGGCCGACCGCCTCGCACATGTCGACTATGGCGGCGACGTGACCGCCATCGTCGCGAAGGGCAACATGGTCGGCTGCCAGTTCCACCCGGAGAAAAGCCAGCGCGCCGGCCTTCGCATCATCTCGAACTTCCTCGGATGGGCGCCCTGACGCCGACCGCGCGCTCCTCCCGGCCTCGTGAACGGCCGGGACCTTAGCACCCCCGGCCCGAGCTGTTAACCTGAGTGTGACGGGAGCGGCCCGTGCCCGCGGCGGCGCGCGACCGCTCGCCTCTGTCTCACGCACAGGGACGACAGCCGGAGATGCGCAAGCGTTTGGACAGTCTGACAGGCTGGGCCGGGGCGATCTGTCTGGGTCTCGCCCTCCCCTGCGCGGCCGAGGCGCAGGAGGACCAGCCGCCGCAGCACCTCGGGGCCGCCCAGGCGAAGACGACGATCACCGATGCCTTCTCCTTCCGTGCCCAGCGCAGCGCGGCCTACCAGCCCGATCTCACCGCCTTCTTCGACACGGACAGTTCCGGCACGCTCGACGCCTATGTCGAAAACGACCAGGGCCGGCTCGAACTGACGAGCCGCACGCGCCGCCCGGTCTGGTTCCGGCTGCGCGGCCAGTGGTCCGGCGGAGAGGTGGACGAACGCGGCTATTACCTCGCCACCCTCGGCGCGCATCGCTGGATCAGCGAGGATTTCCTCCTCGGCACGATGGTCGAATTCGACCGCACGGACCGGCTCGACACACGCACGGAACATCACGCGGACGGCGCGCTCGCCGGTCCCTATTTCGCCCTTCGCCATGCCGATCATCCCCTCTATGTCGAGGGCCGCCTGCTCTACGGGCGCACGAGCAACAGCGTCGCCCTCCGGGAAGGAAGCGCGGAGCATTTTGCCGCCGACCGGCTGCTCGCGCAGCTCCGGATGACGGGAACCATCGCGCTGAAGGCGTTCGAGCTCGAGCCCTTTCTCGGCGCGCGCTATCTCGCGGAACGCCAGATCGGCACGACCTCGGCAAGAAGCGCCCCGCTCGGCTATCACAACACGAAGGTCGAATACGGGCTCGACATGTTGCACAGCCTGTCGCGCCGCCACGGGCTTCTCGATCTCACCGGCGGGCTCAGCGGCATCTGGAGCGAGACGACG
The nucleotide sequence above comes from Celeribacter indicus. Encoded proteins:
- a CDS encoding helix-turn-helix domain-containing protein translates to MSDSKIRINLKALRQEAGLSLARTAELTGVSKAMLGQIERGESSPTVATLWKLAKGFHLPLTALLEEVGDMPRLSAPARGIPEEVTGSIGIRTVFPFDPRLGSETFVVTLAPGQTHLSQAHDTGVVEDVFALRGGIEVLIGDDWRACAQGEGLRLAADVPHGYRNRGGAAAEFHNTIHYPRRTGTGTAP
- the hisH gene encoding imidazole glycerol phosphate synthase subunit HisH; the protein is MLTALVDYDSGNLHSAHKAFERMARERGSGTIVVTSEPDVVARADRIVLPGDGAFPACRGQLFDHTGLFEAISEAVTRNARPFMGICIGMQMMATRGLEYEETPGFGWIDGEVVRIAPSDPALKVPHMGWNDLVIDATHPVLDGIETGDHAYFVHSYHFRVRDPADRLAHVDYGGDVTAIVAKGNMVGCQFHPEKSQRAGLRIISNFLGWAP
- the hisB gene encoding imidazoleglycerol-phosphate dehydratase HisB, with the translated sequence MRKASITRKTAETEISVEIDLDGTGRYDNESGVGFFDHMLDQLARHALIDMTIRATGDTHIDDHHTVEDTGIALGQALAQAVGDKKGINRYGHFALAMDDTQVACALDLSARPFLVWNVDFPTGKIGTFDTELVREFFQALSTHGGITLHVDKVHGLNSHHIAEAAFKSVARALRMALEIDPRMADSLPSTKGAL